A window of the Synechococcus sp. LTW-R genome harbors these coding sequences:
- a CDS encoding co-chaperone YbbN: MTAAVSVLQLTDANFQAEVLECSTPVLVDVWATWCGPCRLMAPMMDWAAEAYAGRLTVGKLEADPNPASRDRMQVQGLPALVLFKDGQEIARHEGAMAKPQLEAFLDAQL, translated from the coding sequence ATGACTGCTGCCGTGTCCGTTCTTCAGCTCACCGATGCCAACTTCCAGGCCGAGGTGCTGGAGTGCTCGACCCCTGTCCTGGTGGACGTTTGGGCCACCTGGTGCGGCCCCTGCCGTCTGATGGCCCCGATGATGGATTGGGCGGCTGAGGCCTACGCCGGACGTCTTACCGTGGGCAAGCTGGAGGCGGATCCCAACCCCGCGAGCCGCGATCGGATGCAAGTCCAGGGCCTGCCCGCCTTGGTGCTCTTTAAGGACGGCCAAGAGATCGCCCGCCACGAAGGTGCGATGGCCAAGCCCCAGCTCGAGGCTTTCTTGGATGCCCAACTCTGA
- a CDS encoding PspA/IM30 family protein, producing MGFFDRLGRLVRANANAALSAAEDPVKILDQSVADMQADLVKLRQAVATAIASKKRIQNQADQADAQAKTWYERAELALKKGEEDLAREALGRRKTCQDTATALQGQLQSQCGQVDQLKKSLVQLESKIAEAKTKKDMLKARAQAAQAQEQLQSAVGNLGTNSAMAAFEQMEEKVQALEARSQAAAELAGADLESQFAALEGAPEVDSELEALKGKLSGSAAAPSLPAGGEGVQPVQVSEVDTELEELRRSIDKL from the coding sequence ATGGGCTTTTTTGATCGCCTCGGCCGGCTGGTTCGTGCCAACGCCAACGCAGCCCTGAGTGCGGCTGAAGATCCCGTGAAGATCCTCGACCAGTCGGTCGCGGACATGCAGGCCGATCTCGTCAAACTGCGCCAGGCCGTCGCGACGGCCATCGCCAGCAAAAAGCGCATTCAGAACCAGGCCGATCAGGCCGACGCCCAGGCCAAGACCTGGTACGAACGGGCCGAGTTGGCGCTGAAGAAAGGGGAAGAGGACCTGGCCCGTGAAGCCCTCGGGCGCCGCAAGACCTGCCAGGACACGGCGACGGCCCTGCAGGGGCAGCTGCAAAGCCAATGCGGCCAGGTGGATCAGCTCAAAAAGAGCCTGGTGCAACTCGAGAGCAAGATCGCCGAAGCCAAAACCAAAAAGGACATGCTCAAGGCGCGGGCCCAAGCCGCCCAAGCCCAGGAGCAACTCCAGAGCGCCGTGGGCAATCTCGGCACGAATTCGGCCATGGCGGCTTTCGAGCAGATGGAGGAGAAGGTGCAAGCCCTCGAAGCCCGCAGCCAGGCCGCCGCTGAATTGGCTGGGGCTGATCTGGAAAGTCAGTTCGCTGCCCTGGAAGGGGCACCCGAAGTCGATTCCGAGCTCGAAGCCCTCAAGGGCAAGCTGTCGGGATCCGCAGCAGCGCCCTCTTTGCCCGCCGGTGGGGAAGGGGTGCAGCCCGTCCAGGTGAGCGAGGTTGATACGGAGCTTGAAGAGCTCAGGCGTTCGATCGACAAGCTTTAA
- a CDS encoding DUF721 domain-containing protein: MGIAPRNQTRRQGDVNLLVPPPWPPIQGLGETLSGLQREWKDEGSLAGLWQAWPRIAGPQLAPHCLPLRLHGGRLVVGASHPQWLQALRFNKHQLLGALRGAGFAVKDLQFQQHQSTPLPPAGSGLEEEVWAQHPSRVDVFGMGSCPQCKRPSPLGELQRWGHCSFCQRDTMDNGVAMGRPSLESESDQ, translated from the coding sequence ATGGGCATCGCCCCCCGCAACCAGACCCGCCGCCAAGGGGACGTCAACCTCTTGGTGCCGCCGCCTTGGCCGCCGATTCAAGGTCTCGGCGAAACCCTGAGCGGCCTGCAGCGGGAGTGGAAAGACGAAGGCAGCCTGGCGGGGCTCTGGCAGGCCTGGCCGCGGATTGCCGGCCCCCAACTCGCTCCCCATTGCCTCCCCTTGCGGCTCCACGGCGGACGGCTCGTCGTGGGGGCCAGTCACCCCCAATGGCTCCAGGCCCTGCGCTTCAACAAGCACCAGCTGCTTGGCGCCCTGCGCGGGGCGGGCTTTGCCGTGAAGGATCTGCAGTTCCAGCAACACCAGAGCACCCCCCTGCCCCCAGCCGGCAGCGGGCTGGAAGAGGAGGTCTGGGCTCAGCACCCCAGCCGCGTCGATGTCTTTGGCATGGGCTCCTGCCCCCAGTGCAAGCGCCCCTCACCGCTCGGGGAACTTCAGCGTTGGGGGCACTGCAGCTTCTGCCAACGGGACACCATGGACAACGGCGTCGCGATGGGGAGGCCGAGCCTGGAGTCAGAGTCAGATCAGTAG
- a CDS encoding glycosyltransferase family 39 protein, with the protein MVGVFGLLLFVWRLGLTGLVDETPPLFAASAKAMADTGDWLTPRVNGLPRYDKPPLVYWLMGLGYALPGQSLWNPLGTWASRLPSALSSIGLMLLLAWTLLRRPQPSPQGQWPDPPQEAITAVTAALAFALSPLVLLWSRISVSDALFSGLLSAALLLFWWRYAGLCRWWLPWFVLGLAVLAKGPVAVALAGLTALLFALLQRDLPGLWALWRPWRGLALTAAVALPWYVLELLVEGQPYWDSFFGYHNLQRFTGVVNNHLQPWWFFLPVLVVASLPFTPLLLAGLVGALRPRPVSPEQSLQRFAACWLLAVFVFFTAAATKLPSYWIPATPAAGLLIALAAQQLRPGWRAATLRGSTLALVAVLTAGLAAGQLWVPLINEPEMPTLSASLLASGAVQRASLCFGLGGVAALLLWWGPSSTRRGWLLVQQLGMGAFVLTALVPMVELGDRLRQLPVRRMAALVLEQRRPQEPLAMVGILKPSLHYYTQQVVVYEGVQPNGPLNLTDRLAKEVRRGQVPTPATPGSSVLVVIDGNTAALPHWRGVPHQRLGSVGLYELWRVPRPALAQWSQALGQRAGLAPDWQDPRPERY; encoded by the coding sequence ATGGTCGGGGTCTTCGGCCTGTTGCTGTTCGTCTGGCGGCTGGGCCTGACCGGCTTGGTGGATGAGACGCCACCGTTGTTTGCCGCCTCCGCCAAGGCGATGGCGGACACCGGGGATTGGCTGACCCCCCGCGTCAACGGTTTGCCTCGCTACGACAAACCTCCCCTCGTCTATTGGCTGATGGGCTTGGGCTACGCCCTGCCCGGCCAGAGCCTCTGGAACCCGCTGGGCACCTGGGCCTCTCGCCTGCCGTCCGCCCTGAGTTCCATCGGCCTGATGCTGCTGCTGGCCTGGACCTTGCTGCGCCGGCCCCAGCCCTCTCCCCAGGGCCAGTGGCCCGATCCCCCGCAAGAGGCGATCACGGCCGTGACGGCGGCCCTGGCCTTTGCGCTCTCGCCGTTGGTGCTGCTCTGGAGTCGCATCTCCGTCAGTGATGCCCTGTTCAGCGGCCTCTTGTCGGCGGCACTGCTGCTCTTCTGGTGGCGCTATGCCGGGCTCTGCCGCTGGTGGCTCCCGTGGTTCGTCCTCGGTCTGGCGGTGCTCGCGAAGGGGCCCGTCGCGGTGGCGCTAGCCGGCCTGACGGCCTTGTTGTTTGCCCTGCTGCAGCGGGATCTTCCTGGTCTTTGGGCCCTCTGGAGACCCTGGCGCGGCCTGGCCCTCACCGCGGCGGTGGCGTTGCCTTGGTACGTCTTGGAGCTGCTCGTGGAAGGCCAGCCCTACTGGGACAGCTTTTTTGGTTACCACAACCTTCAGCGCTTCACCGGTGTGGTCAACAACCACCTGCAGCCCTGGTGGTTTTTCTTGCCGGTCTTGGTGGTGGCATCGCTCCCCTTCACCCCGTTGCTGCTGGCGGGCCTGGTCGGAGCCCTGCGTCCCCGGCCGGTGTCCCCCGAGCAGTCCCTCCAACGCTTTGCGGCCTGTTGGCTGCTGGCGGTCTTTGTCTTCTTCACGGCGGCGGCCACCAAACTTCCGAGCTACTGGATCCCCGCGACGCCCGCCGCTGGCCTTCTGATTGCCCTGGCTGCCCAACAGCTGCGCCCCGGCTGGCGGGCCGCGACCCTGCGCGGATCGACCCTGGCCCTGGTTGCGGTGCTGACCGCCGGCCTGGCGGCCGGACAGCTCTGGGTTCCCCTGATCAATGAACCGGAGATGCCCACCCTCTCCGCGTCGCTGTTGGCCAGTGGCGCCGTTCAGCGGGCTTCCCTCTGTTTCGGCCTGGGCGGAGTGGCGGCGCTGCTGCTTTGGTGGGGACCCTCCAGTACCCGCCGGGGCTGGCTCTTGGTGCAGCAGTTGGGCATGGGCGCATTCGTTCTGACGGCACTGGTGCCGATGGTGGAGCTGGGGGATCGTTTGCGGCAGCTTCCCGTGCGCCGCATGGCGGCCTTGGTGCTCGAGCAGCGGCGGCCCCAGGAACCCCTGGCGATGGTGGGCATCCTCAAGCCCTCGCTGCACTACTACACCCAGCAAGTCGTGGTTTACGAGGGGGTGCAGCCCAATGGTCCGCTGAACCTTACGGATCGGCTGGCCAAGGAGGTGCGTCGCGGCCAGGTCCCGACGCCGGCCACCCCCGGGTCCAGCGTTCTGGTGGTCATTGATGGCAACACCGCCGCATTGCCCCACTGGCGTGGGGTTCCTCACCAGCGCCTGGGCAGCGTTGGCCTCTATGAACTCTGGCGGGTCCCTCGGCCCGCTTTAGCCCAGTGGTCCCAAGCCCTGGGTCAACGGGCCGGTCTGGCTCCGGATTGGCAGGATCCCCGGCCCGAGCGCTACTGA
- a CDS encoding glycosyltransferase family 4 protein: protein MSARPLSILVVAPALGPLGSGKAGGVELTLLSVVSGLLERGHRLTVAAAEGSSLPPSCQGAALLLEPGAPQESCQHAPRASDVWMPAQGLLPRLWQRALQEPIDVVLNLGYDWLPFWLTPLVEVPVFHLVSMGSVNQVMDAAIAELARWDQRRLAFHTASQAADFDLPQPPVVVGNGFDLADYSLCLEPDPLLGWVGRVAPEKGLEDAAAAAAQVGQTLAVWGLVEDPGYAERVEASVAPGTLDWRGFLPTAALQAELGRCRALLNTPKWNEAYGNVVVEAMACGVPVVAYRRGGPGELVQPGLNGWLVEPDQPSALADALERVDQIDRRQCRQWVEEQASKAVLAERLEQWLQAGLLRKER from the coding sequence ATGAGTGCACGCCCCCTCTCGATCCTGGTGGTCGCTCCCGCCCTGGGGCCCTTGGGCAGTGGCAAGGCCGGGGGCGTGGAGCTCACCCTGTTGAGCGTGGTGAGCGGGCTTCTCGAGCGCGGCCATCGCCTGACGGTGGCCGCGGCTGAGGGCTCGAGCTTGCCCCCCAGTTGTCAGGGGGCCGCCCTGCTGTTGGAACCCGGTGCCCCCCAAGAGAGTTGCCAGCACGCCCCCCGGGCCTCCGACGTTTGGATGCCAGCCCAGGGCCTGCTGCCCCGGCTCTGGCAGCGGGCCTTGCAGGAGCCCATCGATGTCGTCTTGAACCTCGGCTACGACTGGCTGCCGTTTTGGCTGACGCCTCTGGTGGAGGTGCCGGTCTTTCACCTGGTGAGCATGGGCTCGGTCAACCAGGTCATGGATGCGGCCATTGCCGAGCTGGCCCGTTGGGATCAGCGGCGTCTGGCTTTCCATACCGCCAGCCAAGCCGCTGATTTCGACCTGCCGCAGCCTCCCGTTGTGGTGGGGAATGGTTTTGATCTCGCGGACTACAGCCTCTGCCTCGAACCCGATCCGCTCCTGGGTTGGGTGGGCCGGGTGGCCCCTGAGAAAGGGTTGGAGGACGCGGCGGCGGCCGCGGCTCAAGTCGGCCAAACCCTGGCGGTGTGGGGGCTGGTGGAGGATCCCGGCTATGCGGAGCGGGTCGAGGCCTCCGTGGCGCCCGGCACCTTGGATTGGCGGGGCTTTTTGCCCACCGCCGCGCTCCAGGCCGAGCTGGGCCGCTGCCGCGCCCTGCTCAACACCCCGAAGTGGAACGAGGCCTACGGGAATGTTGTGGTGGAGGCCATGGCCTGCGGTGTACCCGTGGTGGCCTACCGCCGCGGCGGCCCCGGGGAATTGGTTCAGCCGGGCCTGAACGGCTGGTTGGTGGAGCCGGATCAGCCGTCCGCCTTAGCCGACGCCCTGGAACGGGTGGATCAGATCGATCGCCGTCAGTGCCGCCAGTGGGTGGAAGAGCAGGCGTCGAAGGCCGTCCTGGCGGAGCGGCTCGAGCAGTGGCTGCAGGCCGGCTTGCTCAGGAAAGAGCGATAG
- a CDS encoding DMT family transporter, whose translation MVLPFALWGTAMAAMRPLLDGAGPLTLAWMRLLPAGLVVLLAAQVLGRSLAVDRRDWLWFALFAIVDATAFQGLLARGLGGTGAGLGSVLIDSQPLLVALLARSLFGEAINPVGWVGLLVGLLGILCLGLPESLLRQWWLMGPEVLGEAAWSHGELWMLAAALAMALGTVLSRYACRHSDPVAVTGWHLALGALPLLAGSALEPLWNPASLGPWPQWSGLDWLLMAYAALFGSALAYGLFFWFANHGELTSFTALTFLTPVFALLCGVVLLQETLTPLQWLGAALALLSVVLINRRIQLWQLEQEVTA comes from the coding sequence ATGGTGCTCCCCTTTGCCCTCTGGGGGACGGCGATGGCTGCGATGCGGCCCCTGCTCGATGGGGCCGGACCACTCACCTTGGCCTGGATGCGGTTGCTCCCGGCCGGGCTCGTGGTCCTACTGGCGGCCCAGGTCCTGGGCCGCTCCCTGGCGGTCGATCGCCGCGATTGGCTCTGGTTTGCCCTCTTCGCCATCGTGGATGCCACGGCCTTTCAGGGCTTGCTGGCGCGGGGCCTGGGGGGCACGGGAGCTGGCTTGGGCTCGGTCCTGATTGATTCTCAGCCCTTGCTGGTGGCCCTGCTGGCCCGCAGCCTGTTTGGTGAGGCGATCAACCCCGTGGGTTGGGTGGGCTTGCTCGTGGGCTTGCTCGGCATCCTTTGTTTGGGGTTGCCGGAGTCCCTGCTGCGGCAGTGGTGGCTGATGGGGCCGGAAGTTCTCGGGGAGGCCGCCTGGAGCCACGGTGAGCTCTGGATGTTGGCGGCGGCGTTGGCCATGGCCCTGGGGACGGTGTTGAGCCGCTACGCCTGCCGCCATAGCGATCCGGTGGCGGTCACCGGTTGGCACCTGGCGCTTGGGGCCTTGCCGCTGCTCGCGGGGTCGGCGCTGGAGCCGCTCTGGAATCCAGCGTCCCTGGGCCCCTGGCCCCAATGGTCCGGCCTCGATTGGCTGCTGATGGCCTATGCGGCGCTCTTTGGCAGTGCCCTGGCCTATGGGCTGTTCTTCTGGTTCGCCAACCACGGTGAACTGACCAGCTTCACGGCCCTTACGTTTTTGACCCCCGTTTTTGCGTTGCTCTGTGGCGTGGTCTTGCTCCAGGAGACATTGACACCCTTGCAGTGGTTGGGGGCAGCCCTGGCGCTCTTGAGCGTGGTTTTGATCAACCGACGCATCCAGCTCTGGCAGCTCGAGCAGGAGGTCACCGCATGA
- the sppA gene encoding signal peptide peptidase SppA, translated as MPWPWRRKSRRKLARIAIEGPIASGTRKRVLKALREVEKREFPALLLRIDSPGGTVGDSQEIHAALLRLREKNCKVIASFGNISASGGVYIGVAADKIVSNPGSITGSIGVILRGNNLSRLLERIGIQFETVKSGLYKDILSPDRALSAGERQLLQDLIDSSYGQFVTAVAQGRGLSEEEVRRFADGRVFSGAQAKDLGLVDELGDEEQARRLACELAELDLEKTKPITFGQEKNRFAGVIPGRSLFSLALQWLKLELSTSGQPLWLHRP; from the coding sequence ATGCCCTGGCCCTGGCGACGCAAGTCACGCCGCAAACTCGCGCGCATTGCCATTGAAGGGCCCATCGCCTCGGGCACGCGCAAACGGGTGCTGAAGGCCCTACGCGAGGTCGAAAAGCGGGAGTTCCCCGCCCTCTTACTCCGCATCGACAGCCCCGGCGGAACCGTTGGGGACAGCCAGGAAATTCATGCAGCCCTGCTGCGACTGCGCGAGAAGAACTGCAAGGTCATCGCCAGCTTCGGCAACATCTCCGCCTCCGGTGGCGTCTACATCGGTGTCGCCGCCGACAAGATCGTCTCCAACCCCGGCTCGATCACCGGCTCCATTGGCGTGATCCTGCGGGGCAACAACCTGTCCCGCCTGCTGGAGCGCATCGGCATCCAGTTCGAGACGGTCAAGAGCGGCCTTTATAAGGACATCCTGTCCCCCGATCGCGCCCTCAGTGCCGGCGAGCGGCAGCTGCTGCAGGACCTGATCGACTCCAGCTACGGACAGTTCGTGACGGCCGTTGCTCAAGGGCGCGGCCTCAGCGAGGAGGAGGTGCGTCGCTTTGCCGATGGTCGGGTCTTCAGCGGTGCCCAAGCCAAAGACCTGGGTCTGGTGGATGAACTCGGAGATGAGGAGCAGGCCCGGCGCTTGGCCTGTGAATTGGCTGAGTTGGATCTGGAGAAAACCAAACCGATCACCTTTGGCCAAGAGAAGAACCGCTTTGCGGGCGTCATCCCCGGCCGATCCCTGTTCTCCCTCGCCCTGCAGTGGCTCAAGCTGGAGCTCAGCACCAGCGGCCAACCCCTTTGGCTGCATCGTCCATGA
- the aroH gene encoding chorismate mutase — protein sequence MSPEQSLRALRGATTATANSREAIQEAVEELLNALVERNNLSGEHILSLTFSVTTDLDACFPAAIARQRPGWGGVALLDCQQMAVAGDLKRCIRLLAHVWLEQPARHAYLRDAAKLRPDLAQS from the coding sequence ATGAGCCCTGAGCAATCGCTCCGCGCCCTCCGGGGCGCCACCACGGCGACGGCGAACAGCCGCGAAGCCATCCAAGAGGCGGTGGAGGAGCTGCTGAATGCGCTGGTGGAGCGCAACAACCTGAGCGGCGAGCACATCCTCTCGCTCACCTTTTCAGTCACCACCGATCTGGACGCCTGCTTCCCAGCGGCCATCGCGCGGCAGCGGCCGGGCTGGGGCGGGGTGGCCCTGCTGGACTGCCAGCAAATGGCCGTCGCCGGCGACCTGAAGCGCTGTATCCGTCTTCTCGCCCACGTCTGGCTCGAGCAACCGGCACGCCACGCCTACCTCCGGGACGCCGCCAAGCTCAGGCCCGACCTGGCCCAGTCCTGA
- a CDS encoding DUF2808 domain-containing protein: MINRKLKRTALQLAALAGCGAALTGAQLGLSPKAALAQGTPSIMEFRWDNTKDYRKLYYFTTNTVRQQRAEYYFLLKPKDRKTAILKLAISIPQSFDTTLDPNKIKLCYMKSGSMTKRTRCEETIPATVEVTTDGRSIEIFPDTPVPVGKTIGVYMQVINPPSAGMFQLNALAQAPGAVPISGYLGSWLIQVDATSDF, encoded by the coding sequence ATGATCAATCGCAAGTTGAAACGGACTGCACTCCAGCTCGCCGCCCTGGCTGGTTGTGGCGCAGCCCTCACCGGCGCCCAGCTGGGCTTGTCCCCCAAAGCGGCTCTGGCGCAAGGGACCCCCAGCATCATGGAGTTCCGCTGGGACAACACCAAGGACTACCGGAAGCTCTACTACTTCACGACGAACACGGTTCGTCAACAGCGTGCTGAATACTATTTTCTGCTGAAACCGAAGGATCGCAAAACAGCGATCTTGAAGTTGGCCATCTCGATTCCCCAAAGCTTCGACACAACGCTTGATCCCAACAAAATCAAGCTCTGCTACATGAAGTCGGGGAGCATGACCAAGCGCACCCGCTGCGAAGAGACCATCCCCGCGACGGTGGAGGTCACCACGGATGGCCGCTCGATCGAAATCTTCCCGGACACCCCGGTGCCCGTCGGCAAGACCATTGGCGTCTACATGCAGGTGATCAACCCGCCCAGCGCTGGGATGTTCCAGCTCAACGCCTTGGCCCAGGCCCCTGGCGCCGTACCGATCTCCGGTTACCTGGGCAGCTGGCTGATCCAGGTGGATGCCACCTCGGATTTCTGA
- the rpmH gene encoding 50S ribosomal protein L34, whose amino-acid sequence MTKRTLEGTSRKRKRVSGFRVRMRTHTGRRVIRSRRKRGRARLSV is encoded by the coding sequence ATGACCAAGCGCACCCTTGAAGGAACCAGCCGTAAGCGCAAACGGGTGTCCGGTTTCCGTGTTCGCATGCGGACCCACACCGGTCGTCGCGTGATCCGCTCCCGCCGCAAGCGCGGCCGGGCCCGTCTGTCGGTCTGA
- the rnpA gene encoding ribonuclease P protein component, whose product MALSREHRLRGRFVFDRIYQKGRRIHGQWMVLRTLRAEPQLLKSDPRDRHPLSCRLGVVVSSKVSKRSVQRNRLRRLLHGHLSRQLSHQGEGLWLLISLKPGSADAEEQVLLGECSELLAKAGLRP is encoded by the coding sequence ATGGCGCTCTCTCGGGAACACAGGCTGAGGGGGCGTTTTGTCTTTGATCGGATCTACCAAAAAGGTCGGCGCATCCACGGCCAGTGGATGGTCCTGAGGACCCTGCGCGCCGAACCCCAGCTGCTGAAGAGCGATCCCAGGGATCGCCATCCACTGAGCTGCCGCCTCGGGGTGGTAGTGAGCAGCAAAGTCAGCAAGCGTTCGGTGCAACGCAACCGCCTGAGGCGACTGTTGCATGGCCACCTCAGCCGCCAGCTCTCCCACCAAGGCGAAGGGTTGTGGCTGCTGATCTCGCTGAAACCCGGCAGCGCAGACGCAGAAGAGCAGGTCCTCCTGGGAGAATGTTCTGAACTCCTTGCCAAGGCAGGACTGAGACCATGA